The Halobaculum magnesiiphilum genome contains the following window.
CTCGAAAACTGGCCGAGATCCTACGGATCCGATTGCATCCGCAGCACACAGGATCATCCTCTCAATCGAGTGGTGGTTTGTAGAAATGCAAATTCAAAAGCTGTGTGACGACCCCATTCCGATTCTATATCGCCTTATTCGGTTTACTACTGCCGACCGTCGCGCTTACACCGATCCCCGCGGATCGTCCGACAATGGCCGAGTTCGACCCCGAGCAGTTCGAGGACAAGTACGCGAACTACTTCCCGGAGCTCCAGCGCGCGTACAAGAACGCCTTCGAGACGATGAACGACCGGTTCGACTCGGAGGTGATCCACGCGATCGACCAACAGATCCTCAACGAGTCCGAGCCGTTCTACGACGAGGAGACGGGGACCTTCACCGTCGAACTACCCGAGAACCCGACCGATCGCCTGACGGCGATCGTCGTCGACGACGAGAAGCTGACCGAGACGCTCGACCGGTACGTCGCGGAGATCGAATCGGAGCTATACCGCGTCTTCGACCTCGAACCGCCCGAAGATCGGTGAACGGGCGACCGCGAGACCCCGCCGAGCACAAGGTTGAAACCCTCGTACCGCCAACCGAAGGGTAATGAGCGCCGACTCCCAGGACGACGGCGGCGAGGACGAACTGCGCGAGCGCATCACGAACTTCCTGCGCCGCAACTTCCCGCAGATCCAGATGCACGGCGGCAGCGCCGCCATCCAGCACCTGGACCGCGAGACGGGCGAGGTCCACATCTCGCTGGGCGGGGCCTGTTCCGGCTGCGGCATCTCGCCGATGACGATCCAGGCGATCAAATCGCGCATGACCAAGGAGATCCCCGAGATCAAGGAGGTCGTCGCCGACACCGGCATGGGATCGGGCGCCGACGGCGACCTCGGCGGCATGGGCACCTCCGACGACGGCATGTCCCCCTCCTTCCCCGGCGAGTCCTCGGACGGCGAGGACGACGAGGGCCCGCAGGCCCCCTTCTGACGGCGACGCTCCTCGGTTCTCTCCGCGCCGCGGTTCTCACGTGCGTACCCCGGTAGCCGCCGCTATTTCTCACATCTGTCCTTAGCGACCCGGCTCGCTCGATGCCGCGGCGCCCAACGGTGCCGTCCCAGCCGCGTTCCCGGGATTCGGGACCGACGGGCCCGCTTCGACCGTTCTACGGCCGGAAGGGGCGTTCGGGGAGAACCGGACGATAAACTATAGGCCGCGATAGCAAACTCCTCTGAGCATGCGTCGGCGACGGCCGAACGCCCCGACTCGGGAGAGCCTGACCGGTCGCGGGCGCCGAACGACCGAATCGAAGGGCCTTTGACTATTTAGGGGAGCCAAAAAGTATGGGAGACGACAGCGGCGAACTCGACGGGCCCACGCGGCGTGACTACGTAAAATACGGCGGGGCGCTCGTCGGCGGCAGCGGCCTGCTCGCGGGCTGTACCGGGCAGTCGAACGACGGCGCGACGACGACGCAGGAGCCGACCGAGCGGACCGAGACGGCGGCCGAGGAGACCGAGGGGACCGCCACCGCGAGTCCGGAGGCGAGCTACTCCGTCGAGCTGTCGCCCGTCGGCGAGGTCACGCTCGAGGAGCCGCCGACGAACGTGTTCACCCACTTCCCGTGGTTCCCGGACATGGCGAGCGCGCTCGGGCAGGGAGACACCGTCAACAACCTGTGGTGGGACGGCACCGTTGCCGGCTTGGAGTACTTCACCGCCGGGTTCGACGACTTCGAGATCGAGTGGACGGACGAGGCGGGGCAGTACGGTTTCTCGAAGGAACAGCTGTACGAACTCGACAGCGACCTCCACCTCGTGGATCCGGCGTGGGTGACCACACAGGACAACTGGAGCCGAGCCGACATCGACGAGATCGAGGACAACGTGGGTCCGTGGCTGGGCAACTACTACAGCAGCTTCCACGCGACGCCCCCCCAGGAGTGGGCAGACGGGTACGAGTACCACAGTCTCTGGGGGGTGTTCGACCGCGTCGCGACGCTGTACGGCGAACGGGAACGGTACGAGGCGCTTCGGTCCGTACGCGACGACCTGATCTCGACCGTCGAGGCGGGCCGCCCGCCGGAGTCCGACCGGCCGACAGCCGCGTACCTCTCGATATCGGCGGACCTGTCCAGCATCTACCAGCTCAGGCTGAACGCTCCG
Protein-coding sequences here:
- a CDS encoding DUF5783 family protein — translated: MAEFDPEQFEDKYANYFPELQRAYKNAFETMNDRFDSEVIHAIDQQILNESEPFYDEETGTFTVELPENPTDRLTAIVVDDEKLTETLDRYVAEIESELYRVFDLEPPEDR
- a CDS encoding NifU family protein; the encoded protein is MSADSQDDGGEDELRERITNFLRRNFPQIQMHGGSAAIQHLDRETGEVHISLGGACSGCGISPMTIQAIKSRMTKEIPEIKEVVADTGMGSGADGDLGGMGTSDDGMSPSFPGESSDGEDDEGPQAPF
- a CDS encoding ABC transporter substrate-binding protein yields the protein MGDDSGELDGPTRRDYVKYGGALVGGSGLLAGCTGQSNDGATTTQEPTERTETAAEETEGTATASPEASYSVELSPVGEVTLEEPPTNVFTHFPWFPDMASALGQGDTVNNLWWDGTVAGLEYFTAGFDDFEIEWTDEAGQYGFSKEQLYELDSDLHLVDPAWVTTQDNWSRADIDEIEDNVGPWLGNYYSSFHATPPQEWADGYEYHSLWGVFDRVATLYGERERYEALRSVRDDLISTVEAGRPPESDRPTAAYLSISADLSSIYQLRLNAPGYWNSHTRPLGAVDAFGDDEFSGPFKQIDMEALLEADPDAILALWTVTDTFDFGELKRNLRDDPVGSELSAVQNDRVYPQGTRWQGPLMNLFQLEMTAKQLYPEQFGAWPEYENGDTYPEFGAEERLFDHQRVADVIAGDA